Genomic DNA from Elusimicrobiota bacterium:
ACGACAATCCCCTTTCCGGAGGTCCCCATGCCGCGGTATAAAGAAGCGAATTACGCGCAAGGGCAGTTTGTATCTATTCAGTTTGAACACCAAATCCTACCTGGTAGTTTCGAGCATGCCCTCTCTTATATTGTTGACCACAAAATCAATATGACGGCGTTTCATAGGTTACGGAACAACGACGACGGAGGCGCTCCGGCGTATGATCCGCGCGTGATGCTAAAGATTGTATTGGCGGCTTACGCCCGCGGGATGATTTCGAGCCGG
This window encodes:
- a CDS encoding transposase, with protein sequence MPRYKEANYAQGQFVSIQFEHQILPGSFEHALSYIVDHKINMTAFHRLRNNDDGGAPAYDPRVMLKIVLAAYARGMISSR